A window of the Henckelia pumila isolate YLH828 chromosome 3, ASM3356847v2, whole genome shotgun sequence genome harbors these coding sequences:
- the LOC140888315 gene encoding damage-control phosphatase At2g17340-like, which translates to MEKSGEMVVLPVLMEQNYRACTIPYRFPSDNPKKTTPTELSWINLFANSIPSFRNRAESDDSVADAPAKAEKFVQRYTEILEDLKKDPESHGGPPDCILLCQLREQVLREVGFRDIFKKVKDEENAKAISLFNDVVHLNDAIEDESKRIENLIRGIFAGNIFDLGSAQLAELFAKDGMSFQASCQNLVPRPWVIDDLDNFMSKWAQKSWRKAVIFADNSGADIILGILPFARELLRHGVQVVLAANDLPSINDITYTELIEVLAKLKDEDGKLLGVDTSNLFIANSGNDLPVIDLTSVSQELSYLASDADLVILEGMGRGIETNLYAQFKCESLKIAMVKHQEVAEFLGGRLYDCVIKFNQYSA; encoded by the exons ATGGAGAAATCGGGGGAAATGGTGGTGTTGCCGGTGTTGATGGAGCAAAATTACAGAGCCTGCACCATTCCATACAGATTCCCTTCCGACAATCCTAAGAAGACCACCCCCACCGAGCTATCTTGGATCAATCTCTTCGCCAATTCCATCCCCTCTTTCCG GAATCGGGCTGAGAGTGACGATTCGGTGGCAGATGCACCCGCCAAAGCTGAAAAGTTCGTTCAAAG ATATACGGAAATACTGGAGGACTTGAAGAAAGATCCAGAAAGTCACGGTGGCCCGCCTGATTGCATT CTTCTTTGCCAGCTTCGTGAGCAAGTCCTTAGAGAAGTGGGATTCAGAGATATATTCAAGAAGGTCAAG GATGAAGAGAATGCCAAGGCGATATCCCTGTTCAATGATGTTGTTCATCTTAACGATGCCATAGAAGATGAATCCAAGCGTATTGAGAATTTGATTAGAGGAATCTTTGCTGGTAACATATTTGATCTTGGCTCAGCTCAG CTAGCGGAGTTGTTTGCAAAGGATGGTATGTCCTTTCAAGCTAGCTGTCAGAACCTTGTCCCACGACCCTGGGTTATCGATGATTTGGACAATTTCATGTCAAAATGGGCTCAAAAATCGTGGAGAAAG GCTGTAATCTTTGCAGATAATTCTGGTGCAGATATTATTTTGGGTATATTGCCGTTTGCTAGAGAGCTATTACGGCATGGTGTACAG GTTGTATTGGCTGCTAATGACTTGCCTTCTATCAATGACATAACATACACCGAACTGATTGAGGTTTTAGCGAAG TTGAAGGATGAGGATGGGAAGCTCCTGGGAGTTGACACTTCAAATCTTTTCATTGCCAATTCTGGGAATGATTTGCCT GTCATTGATCTCACCAGCGTATCACAAGAACTTTCCTACCTAGCGAGTGATGCAGACCTCGTGATTTTGGAAGGGATG GGCCGTGGAATAGAAACTAACCTTTACGCACAGTTTAAATGCGAATCCTTGAAAATCGCTATG GTGAAGCACCAAGAGGTTGCTGAGTTCCTCGGCGGACGGCTGTATGATTGCGTCATCAAGTTTAACCAGTACTCAGCCTGA
- the LOC140886959 gene encoding casein kinase 1-like protein HD16 — protein MPELRSGARRSKRLVDLQPAHQPANPEENYLAPVQNRARRRGRGRGNAAAVTKGPSAVTPARPTAAGRGRGIRLIDLDPEPPCEVLPQPVGLGAGEQPLNVIEGVEDKKIGMDGGSADKVVGVEEEASATPVPDRVQVGNSPMYKTERKLGKGGFGQVYVGRRVSGGTERTGPDAIEVALKFEHRNSKGCNYGPPYEWQVYNTLNGCYGIPWVHYKGRQGDFYILVMDMLGPSLWDVWNSLGQSMSPNMVACIAVEAISILERLHLKGFVHGDVKPENFLLGQPGSADEKKLYLIDLGLASKWKDASSGQHVEYDQRPDIFRGTIRYASVHAHLGRTGSRRDDLESLAYTLIFLIKGRLPWQGYQGENKSFLVCKKKMATSPELMCCFCPGPFKQFLEAVTNMKFDEEPNYPKLISFFESLIEPCTSLRPIRIDGALKVGQKRGRMLINLEEDEQPKKKVRLGSPATQWISVYNARRPMKQRYHYNVADSRLRQHVEKGNEDGLHISCVASALNLWALIMDAGTGFSSQVYELSAVFLHKDWIMEQWEKNYYISAIAGAANGSSLVVMSKGTPYTQQSYKVSESFPFKWINKKWKEGFHVTSMTTAGSRWGVVMSRNSGFSEQVVELDFLYPSEGIHRRWENGYRITSMAATADQAAFILSIPRRKIMDEAQETLRTSAFPSTHVKEKWSKNLYIASICYGRTVC, from the exons ATGCCAGAATTGCGTAGCGGAGCACGGAGATCAAAACGGCTTGTTGATCTCCAGCCTGCACATCAACCTGCTAATCCAGAAGAGAATTATCTTGCACCTGTTCAGAACAGAGCGAGGAGGAGAGGCAGAGGTAGAGGGAATGCAGCTGCTGTAACTAAAGGGCCATCTGCAGTAACACCAGCTAGGCCAACTGCTGCTGGTCGAGGTCGGGGCATTAGGTTGATAGATTTAGACCCAGAGCCACCTTGCGAGGTTCTTCCGCAACCTGTTGGCCTTGGTGCTGGGGAGCAGCCTCTCAACGTAATAGAGGGTGTTGAAGATAAGAAAATTGGCATGGACGGTGGGAGTGCAGATAAAGTAGTGGGAGTTGAAGAAGAAGCGAGCGCTACTCCAGTACCAGATAGG GTACAAGTGGGCAATTCTCCCATGTATAAGACTGAAAGGAAATTAGGTAAGGGTGGATTTGGCCAAGTTTATGTTGGCCGAAGGGTAAGCGGTGGCACTGAAAGAACAGGACCAGATGCAATCGAG GTCGCACTTAAGTTTGAACACCGAAATAGTAAAGGCTGCAATTATGGCCCTCCATACGAATGGCAAGTGTACAA CACACTGAACGGCTGCTATGGGATTCCATGGGTTCACTACAAGGGCCGTCAAGGAGATTTTTACATCTTG GTCATGGACATGCTTGGACCCAGTCTTTGGGATGTTTGGAATTCCTTGGGCCAGTC AATGTCTCCAAATATGGTGGCCTGCATCGCTGTTGAGGCTATATCTATTCTTGAGAGGCTTCATCTTAAGGG ATTTGTGCATGGAGATGTGAAGCCGGAGAACTTTTTACTTGGTCAACCTGGAAGCGCTGATGAGAAAAAGCTGTATCTCATCGATCTTGGTCTGG CTTCCAAGTGGAAAGATGCATCATCTGGTCAGCATGTTGAATATGATCAGAGGCCAGATATATTCAG AGGCACAATAAGATATGCTAGTGTACATGCACACTTGGGCCGCACAGGAAGCAGAAGGGACGATCTCGAGTCATTAGCGTACACGCTGATATTTCTTATTAAGGGAAGGTTACCTTGGCAAGGCTACCAG GGTGAGAACAAAAGTTTCCTAGTCTGTAAAAAGAAAATGGCTACGTCTCCAGAGTTGATGTGTTGCTTTTGCCCCGGTCCATTTAAGCAGTTCCTTGAGGCTGTTACTAATATGAAGTTTGACGAAGAGCCAAATTATCCAAAACTGATATCGTTTTTTGAGAGTCTCATTGAACCATGCACATCACTGAGACCAATAAGAATTGATGGAGCACTCAAG GTTGGGCAAAAGCGTGGGAGGATGCTCATTAACTTGGAAGAAGATGAGCAACCAAAGAAGAAAGTACGACTTGGTAGCCCAGCTACTCAGTGGATTTCAGTTTATAATGCTCGGCGACCCATGAAACAGAG ATACCACTACAATGTCGCAGACTCAAGGCTCCGTCAACATGTTGAGAAGGGGAACGAAGATGGCTTACATATTAGCTGTGTGGCATCAGCTTTAAACCTCTGGGCCTTGATCATGGATGCTGGGACAGGTTTCAGTTCGCAAGTGTATGAGCTTTCTGCTGTCTTTCTTCACAAG GATTGGATCATGGAGCAGTGGGAGAAAAATTATTACATCAGTGCAATAGCTGGTGCAGCTAATGGAAGTTCGCTGGTGGTTATGTCTAAAG GAACTCCTTACACCCAACAGTCATATAAAGTTAGCGAATCATTTCCATTCAAGTGGATTAATAAAAAGTGGAAGGAAGGTTTCCATGTCACATCCATGACTACCGCTGGCAGTCGCTGGGGTGTTGTAATGTCCAGAAAttctggattttccgagcag GTTGTGGAGCTAGATTTTCTCTATCCTAGTGAGGGAATACATCGTCGATGGGAAAATGGCTACAGAATAACCTCCATGGCTGCTACGGCTGATCAAGCAGCCTTCATACTTAGTATACCTAGACGTAAAATCATGGATGAGGCTCAGGAGACCCTTCGCACATCTGCCTTCCCTAGCACCCACGTAAAG GAGAAGTGGTCCAAAAATCTCTACATAGCATCAATATGCTACGGTCGAACCGTTTGCTGA
- the LOC140890923 gene encoding glutamate dehydrogenase B, which yields MNALAATNRNFKLAARLLGLDAKLEQSLLIPFREIKVECTIPKDDGSLASFVGFRVQHDNARGPMKGGIRYHPEVEPDEVNALAQLMTWKTAVANIPYGGAKGGIGCNPSELSLSELERLTRVFTQKIHDVIGAHRDVPAPDMGTGPQTMAWILDEYSKFHGYSPAVVTGKPIDLGGSLGRDAATGRGVLFATQALLEDYGKTIAGQRVVVQGFGNVGSWAARLISEQGGIVTAVSDITGAVRNRNGLDIPRLVKHAKENNGVKGFNGGDSIDPSSILVEDCDILIPAALGGVINRDNAKDIKAKFIIEAANHPTDPEADEILSEKGVVVLPDIYANSGGVTVSYFEWVQNIQGFMWDEDKVNAELKTYMRKGFKDVKEMCNTLSCHLRMGAFCLGVNRVARATILRGWEA from the exons ATGAACGCCTTAGCCGCGACCAACCGGAACTTCAAACTGGCAGCCCGGCTGTTAGGATTGGACGCAAAACTTGAGCAGAGTTTACTTATACCATTTCGCGAAATCAAG GTTGAGTGTACCATACCAAAAGATGATGGGAGCTTGGCGTCTTTTGTGGGATTCAGGGTCCAGCACGACAACGCTAGAGGGCCGATGAAAGGAGGCATCAGATACCATCCAGAG GTCGAGCCGGATGAAGTGAATGCCCTGGCACAGCTGATGACTTGGAAGACCGCTGTGGCGAACATTCCTTATGGGGGTGCCAAAGGGGGAATAGGATGTAACCCATCGGAGTTGTCACTTTCGGAGCTGGAAAGATTGACAAGAGTTTTCACTCAGAAAATACACGACGTGATCGGAGCTCACAGGGATGTTCCAGCTCCTGATATGGGTACCGGTCCGCAGACAATGGCTTGGATACTGGATGAGTACTCTAAGTTTCATGGCTATTCGCCTGCAGTAGTGACAGGAAAGCCCATT GATCTTGGTGGATCCCTCGGCAGAGATGCAGCTACAGGAAGAGGCGTCCTGTTCGCAACACAAGCACTACTCGAGGATTATGGCAAAACCATCGCTGGCCAACGAGTTGTTGTACAG GGGTTTGGAAACGTGGGATCTTGGGCTGCTCGGCTCATTAGCGAGCAGGGAGGAATAGTAACTGCGGTGAGCGACATCACCGGAGCTGTAAGGAACAGAAATGGACTTGACATACCAAGGCTTGTGAAGCACGCGAAAGAAAACAATGGCGTGAAAGGATTCAACGGCGGGGATTCCATTGATCCTAGTTCCATTTTGGTGGAGGATTGTGACATTCTTATCCCTGCAGCCCTTGGAGGGGTGATCAACAG GGACAATGCCAAAGACATCAAAGCCAAATTCATCATTGAAGCAGCTAACCATCCAACTGATCCAGAGGCAGACGAG ATCTTGTCTGAGAAAGGAGTAGTTGTCCTTCCAGACATATATGCAAACAGCGGGGGTGTGACAGTTAGCTATTTCGAGTGGGTTCAAAACATTCAAGGGTTCATGTGGGACGAGGATAAAGTGAACGCGGAGCTGAAGACATACATGAGAAAGGGATTCAAAGATGTTAAAGAGATGTGCAACACCCTTAGCTGCCATCTTAGGATGGGCGCCTTCTGCCTCGGGGTGAACCGAGTTGCCAGGGCCACGATACTCAGAGGGTGGGAAGCATGA